The sequence below is a genomic window from Monodelphis domestica isolate mMonDom1 chromosome 2, mMonDom1.pri, whole genome shotgun sequence.
ACTCCTTTCAAAGCCCTCCTTAAAAACAAAGTATTAAATTAGTGACTCACAAAGCAAAAGATATGCTGTTTCACTGCTAAAGACAGAAAACAGAACAGCCATTCTTCTAGATTGTGGCAATTAATCACTACATCTTCTTAAGAAAACGGATAGATTGTCAAGcagaagtgaaaaataaaatcccAGGTGGCAGAGAATTGGTTCTACCCTTTCACTAAACATCAATCATCAAAAGATTATCAGATGTAACCAAGACAAACTAGGTAAgccttaataattattttatataatctgAGACCATTACTGTATAAAAGAAATAAACCTATTCCTACACTCTGTACTCCTTCCTTTAAACTATAGCAATTTACAGAACTCTAACAGGAATGATAAACAGATAGTTAccgtgaataaatgaatgaaaacaatttattaagtgcttactgcaTGCCAATACTGGTAATGTGAACAAAACTAGGTGCACAGTTTACACAAAGacaacaacattataaagaaatgaaagactttagaactccgatcaatgaaatgaaaaaaaaacaaggatgCCGGGAGATTGAAGGTAAAGCAAGCTACTTATCTCCTGCCAGAAGTGATAGACAaaaaatgagacatacatttttggatatggccagCATGAACATTTGTTTTCCTGACCCATGCACAGTTATTACTTgaaggctttattttttaaatagttcgATGGAGGTGGGGAAGCAATGGGAAGGATAGAGCATTATTACCAATacttatgaaaataaatgaataatattttaaaaggcaatATTGTCTGTCACAGATTCTTGTGTAAATAAGTATTACCTTTATCTTCCATATAAAATGGAGTACATTCTGCTCTAAGAATTTTGTTAGTGGCTCTTTTGGGTAACATAGCTACAATCTACAcgcgaatcacttcctctccccagcacccaacgaAATAGAccacctcaaaagaacataaaaataatctttggaagaacagagggactctacagtagggcacatcACTGAAGGTATGCGGGGTTTGAGCGTTTCCACactatgagaaggaaaaaaagcttGCACCCAAACATGATCTGAACTACCCTCCTCCACCtcacctatggaaccagagttGGGACCACCACACCCACCAGAGACAGTGAGTGAGCAAAGGACGTCTCTGTAGTGagtggggggcacaccagggtccttggtaTCTAACTAGGTCTACCagggatctacccctgagagcgGTTATACAGGAGACCCCTGTGCACACTAGAGAGCACAGACCACGAGTGCTCTTGCAAACTGCAGATGCTGTGTAGACTCCAGAGCCTGTCTGAGGCAAAAGCCCCACTCCTCGCTGTAGTGagtggggggcacaccagggttcTTGGGAACCGACAAGGACTGCCAGGGATCTTCCCCTGAGAATGGTTACACAGGAGACCCCTGCGCACTGGAGAACACAGACCGCAGGCGCCCTAGAAAACTGCAGAGAATGCAGAGATTCCAGAACCTGCCCAAGGCAAAAGAAAGGACCAGAACTCAATGTAAAGTTtaacatccaaacacaaagatcaagagaaacatgaaaaggtaaatatgaaagaaagggaaaaggagaaaaatgttgtctttttcttttattcaaattctcttctataagagctacaattagatcaaagtgtatatatatatatatatatatatatatatatatatatatatatatatatatatatatatggggggaaatgttatgtgtaactcaaaaaaaaaaaaagaacctgtcACATAACAACACAGAAAACCTGCTCACCTCAcacagatttctgactaaaaaggaaaaggaaaactaccAAAAGGTTGGCTCATTGTGCCCAAGagcaaccctccaagaagaacaggaagaaagtGACGCATGAAAACTTTTACGGAGGGAAAACACAAGCTACAgggaaaaaagaggatgaaattcaaacaaaatcaaaaccttccccaaaaaatggaaattgtccacaagctctggaagaactcaaattggagcttatccaaaagatggaaaccttctggcaagaaaaatgggggaaattcaGAGAGAGGTTAATAGTCTGATAGAAAAGAgcttccaattggagaaacagttggaagcctcaaaaagcagagcagaccaaactgaaaaggaaaaccagtctttaaagaccagaattaagcaactggaagacaatgatcttgcaaaacagcaagaattaataaagcaaagtcaaaaaattaatgaattagaagaaaacataaactatctcactgacaaggtgacagaccaggaaaagagaggaaggagaggcaatttgagaatcattggtctacctgaaaaaccagatataaacaaaaatcttgatgccatactacaagaaataatcaaagaaaattaccctgAAGCTCTTGAAggagggggcaaaatagaaattgagagggttcatagaacatcctctaaaCTAAATCACCAAaagtcaactcccaggaatgtaactggcAAATTAAAGAGCATCCAAGCTAAGAAGaaagtcttacaagaagccaaaaagagaaacttcaggttcaaaggagcaccaatcaggatcacacaagacctggcagcttccacactaaaagatCGCAAAGCCtagaacacgatattcagaaaggcaagagaactgggtcttcaaccaagaatcacctatccatcaaaactgactatatacttccaggggaaagtatgggcattcaacaaaatagaagatttccaagtatttgtaaagaaaagaccaaaactcagtggaaagtttgacatccaaacacaaagagcaagagaaacatgaaaaggtaaatatgaaagaaagggaaaaggagaaaaatgttttttttttatacaaaCTCTCCTCTAtgagggctacaattagatcaaaatatatacatgtatataaatatatggggaaatgttatgtgtaactcaaAATTGCATGCATTAAGAgaataatcagaagaatcactcatagggaaatattggggtattaagatgatttggagggaaaaaaagaaagaaaaagggaggagggggaatcgatgatggtaccaagatatactcgaagaaatagaaataaattaaatagaatgatctttgtcacacaaagatacacatgggaaggggaggggaagaattctcttataagaaggagaggaagaaagtgctaactggtattacttaaaccttactctcactgaaatcaactctgagagggaagagcatctagatccattgggatcttgaattctatcttatcgaacagggtaagggagaagggaaaactaagggggcgGAGGtgggagggaatacaaaaagggaggaaaggagaggggagagggaaattaatagaccccccccccaaaaaaaacaagaagggaacaaaaagggaggggcaagaAAAGAGAAGCAGCCCTCATTCGTTGCTGACGATCTGCACCGCGCGCTTGTCCACCTGTCCCCGCAGAAATGCTCTGGTTGTCCATAGTCCTTCGGCAGATAAGGACAGTGTCTAGGGCACTGGCCCCTCACTTGACACGTGCTTATGCTAAAGATGTCAAATTTGGAGCAGATGCCAGAGCCTTAATGCTTGAAGGTGTAGATCTTTTAGCTGACGCTGTTGCTGTTACTATGGGGCCAAAGGGGAGAACTGTGATCATTGAACAGAGTTGGGGAAGTCCCAAGATAACAAAAGATGGAGTGACTGTTGCAAAAGCAACTGACTTGAAGGACAAATATAAAAACATTGGCGCCCGACTAGTTCAGGATGTTGCCAATAACACAAATGAAGAGGCTAGGGATGGCACTACCACTGCCACAGTCCTTGCATGCTCCATTGCTAAGGAAGGTTTTGAGAAGATCAGCAAAGGAGCAAATCCAGTGGAGATCAGGAGAGGTGTGATGTTGGCTGTTGACGCTGTCATTAGTGAGCTTAAGAACCAGTCTAAACCTGTCACAACCCCTGAAGAAATTGCTCAGGTTGCTACAATTTCTGCAAATGGAGATCGAGAAATTGGCAACATATATCTGATGCAATGAAAAAAGTTGGATGAAAAGGTGTCATCACAGTAAAAGATGGAAAAACATTGAATGACGCATTAGAAATTATTGAAGGCATGAAAATTGACAGAGGTTATATCTCTCCTTATTTTATTAATACAGCTAAAGGTCAGAAATGTGAATTCCAGGACACCTATGTTCtcctaagtgaaaaaaaaaatctccagtgTCCAGTCTATTGTACCTGCACTTGAAATTGCAAATGCCCACCATAAGGCTTTATTAATAATTGCTGAAGATGTTGATGGAGAAGCATTAAGTACTCTTGTTTTGAACAGGTTAAAAGTTGGACTGCTGGTTGTTGCAGTGAAAGCTCCAGGTTTTGGTGATAACAGGAAGAACCAGCTTAAGGATATGGCTATTGCTACTGGTGGTACAGTATTTAGAGAAGAGGGATTGACTCTGAATCTTGAAGATATTCAAGCTCATGATTTTGGAAAAGTCGGGGAGATTATTGTGACAAAAGATGATGCCATGCTTTTGAAGGGAAGGGGTGACAGATCCCAAATTGAAAAGTGTGTTCAGGAAATCATTGAACAGTTAGAGATTACTACTAGTGactatgaaaaagaaaagttaaatgagcaaTTGGCCAAACTTTCTGACGGTGTTGCTGTAATAAAGGTTAGTGGAACAAGGGATGTAGAAGTGAACGAAAAGAAAGACCAAGTTACTGATGCACTTAATGCTACACGTGCTGCTGTTGAAGAGGGCATAGTTCTGGGAGGTGGCTGTGCATTGCTTCAATGCATTCCAGCCTTAGAAGCATTAACTCCAAATAATGAAGATCAAAAAATTGGAATAGACATAATTAAGAAGACACTGAAAATCCCCGCAATGACCATTGATAAGAATGTTGGT
It includes:
- the LOC100024549 gene encoding LOW QUALITY PROTEIN: 60 kDa heat shock protein, mitochondrial-like (The sequence of the model RefSeq protein was modified relative to this genomic sequence to represent the inferred CDS: inserted 1 base in 1 codon; deleted 1 base in 1 codon; substituted 1 base at 1 genomic stop codon), giving the protein MLWLSIVLRQIRTVSRALAPHLTRAYAKDVKFGADARALMLEGVDLLADAVAVTMGPKGRTVIIEQSWGSPKITKDGVTVAKATDLKDKYKNIGARLVQDVANNTNEEARDGTTTATVLACSIAKEGFEKISKGANPVEIRRGVMLAVDAVISELKNQSKPVTTPEEIAQVATISANGDREIGNXISDAMKKVGXKGVITVKDGKTLNDALEIIEGMKIDRGYISPYFINTAKGQKCEFQDTYVLLSEKKISSVQSIVPALEIANAHHKALLIIAEDVDGEALSTLVLNRLKVGLLVVAVKAPGFGDNRKNQLKDMAIATGGTVFREEGLTLNLEDIQAHDFGKVGEIIVTKDDAMLLKGRGDRSQIEKCVQEIIEQLEITTSDYEKEKLNEQLAKLSDGVAVIKVSGTRDVEVNEKKDQVTDALNATRAAVEEGIVLGGGCALLQCIPALEALTPNNEDQKIGIDIIKKTLKIPAMTIDKNVGVEGSLIVEKILQSSSEIGYDAMIGDFVNMIEKGIIDPTKIVRTSLLDAAGVASLLTTTEVVVTEIPKEEKEPSIGGMGGMGGGMACSHFLE